From the Helicobacter pylori genome, one window contains:
- the trpS gene encoding tryptophan--tRNA ligase, translating to MHKKRVFSGIQPTGQIHLGNYLGAIKHWVELQDEYENLFCIVNSHAITLPIEPIFLKSQTYELVKLLLACGIDPNQSGLFIQSEVDEHPALAWLLDCQVSMGEMQRMTQFKDKSLKNPKSVNVGLFNYPILMASDILLYQSDLVPVGEDQKQHLELTRNVAEKFNRDFGNCFKVPEPLIAKVGARVMGLDDPKVKMSKSHKGANHAIFLLDEPDVIVKKIKKAATDSMGVIEFDEKREGVFNLLNIYMLLSDESPEKIEERFKNKGYGDFKKELAEVVIQSLKPIQERYREISDDEVKAVLNCGVEKARPLARATYQKAKELMGLI from the coding sequence ATGCACAAAAAACGAGTCTTTTCAGGCATCCAACCGACCGGGCAAATCCATTTGGGCAACTATCTAGGAGCGATCAAGCATTGGGTAGAATTGCAAGATGAGTATGAAAACCTTTTTTGTATCGTCAATTCGCATGCGATCACCCTCCCCATAGAGCCTATATTTTTAAAATCCCAAACCTATGAGCTGGTTAAACTGCTTTTAGCTTGCGGGATTGATCCTAATCAATCGGGGTTATTCATTCAAAGTGAAGTGGATGAGCACCCGGCTTTAGCGTGGCTACTAGATTGCCAGGTTTCTATGGGGGAAATGCAACGAATGACGCAATTCAAAGACAAGTCTTTAAAAAACCCTAAAAGCGTGAATGTGGGGCTTTTCAATTACCCTATTTTAATGGCGTCAGACATTTTATTATACCAAAGCGATTTAGTGCCAGTGGGCGAAGATCAAAAACAGCATTTAGAGCTCACGAGAAACGTTGCAGAAAAATTTAACAGGGATTTTGGGAACTGCTTTAAAGTGCCAGAGCCTTTGATCGCTAAAGTGGGGGCAAGGGTTATGGGGCTAGACGATCCAAAAGTGAAGATGAGTAAATCGCATAAAGGGGCTAACCATGCGATTTTCCTTTTAGACGAGCCAGATGTTATTGTGAAAAAAATCAAAAAAGCGGCCACGGATTCTATGGGCGTTATTGAATTTGATGAAAAAAGAGAGGGCGTTTTTAACCTTTTGAATATCTACATGCTTTTAAGCGATGAAAGCCCAGAAAAGATAGAGGAGCGTTTCAAAAATAAGGGCTATGGGGATTTTAAAAAGGAATTAGCTGAAGTAGTGATCCAATCTTTAAAGCCTATCCAAGAAAGATACAGAGAAATCAGCGATGATGAGGTGAAAGCCGTTTTAAATTGCGGCGTAGAAAAAGCCAGGCCTTTAGCGAGAGCGACTTACCAAAAGGCTAAAGAATTGATGGGGTTAATTTGA
- a CDS encoding methyltransferase domain-containing protein yields the protein MVLDSFYSFNQHAFNKHAKTYHLFAHIQQQIAIYLVQFLKQKHYAKVLDLGSGSGAVFNALEQQNILIENFIALDNSMNMLKLHPTHSLNIQKISLEHANFEEHVFCDYDLVVSSSSLQWARDLKSVLEKIALFSKEAALAIHTDFSLHEVHEFLGTPSPLRDLKTLKSLIKNAFKHFQIELENKRFALYFNCKQDCLNYLKKCGLLGGSTLSFKQKKHFFQNMAFEKLSYEVLLFSGIRRS from the coding sequence GTGGTGTTGGACTCTTTTTATTCATTTAATCAGCATGCATTCAATAAGCATGCCAAAACTTACCATCTCTTTGCCCATATCCAGCAGCAAATCGCTATTTATCTTGTCCAATTTTTAAAACAAAAACATTACGCTAAAGTTTTGGATCTCGGATCAGGGAGTGGGGCTGTTTTTAACGCTTTAGAGCAACAAAATATTTTGATTGAAAATTTTATCGCTTTGGATAATTCCATGAACATGCTCAAATTGCACCCCACGCATTCTCTTAACATTCAAAAAATCTCTTTAGAGCATGCAAATTTTGAAGAACATGTTTTTTGCGATTACGATCTGGTTGTGTCTTCTTCATCTTTACAATGGGCTAGGGATTTAAAAAGCGTTTTAGAAAAAATCGCTCTTTTTAGTAAGGAGGCCGCTTTAGCTATCCATACGGATTTTAGTTTGCATGAAGTGCATGAGTTTTTAGGCACGCCTTCGCCTTTAAGGGATCTCAAAACGCTCAAATCCTTGATTAAAAACGCCTTTAAACATTTTCAAATAGAATTAGAAAACAAGCGCTTCGCCCTTTATTTCAACTGCAAACAAGATTGCTTGAATTACCTTAAAAAATGCGGTCTTTTGGGGGGTTCAACGCTGAGTTTCAAGCAAAAAAAACATTTTTTCCAAAACATGGCGTTTGAAAAATTGAGCTATGAAGTGTTACTCTTTTCTGGGATCAGGCGCTCTTAA
- the secG gene encoding preprotein translocase subunit SecG → MTSALLGLQIVLAVLIVVVVLLQKSSSIGLGAYSGSNDSLFGAKGPASFMAKLTMFLGLLFVINTIALGYFYNKEYGKSVLDETKTNKELSPLVPATGTLNPTLNPTLNPTLNPLEQAPTNPLMPTQTPNELPKEPAKTPFVESPKQNEKNEKNEKNEKNEKNEKNDAKENGIKGVEKTKENAKTPPTTHQKPKTHAQTNAHTNQKKDEK, encoded by the coding sequence ATGACAAGCGCTCTGTTAGGCTTACAAATTGTTTTAGCGGTATTGATTGTGGTGGTGGTTTTGTTGCAAAAAAGTTCTAGCATCGGCTTAGGGGCTTATAGCGGGAGCAACGATTCTTTATTTGGCGCTAAAGGGCCCGCAAGCTTTATGGCGAAATTGACCATGTTTTTAGGCTTATTGTTTGTCATCAACACCATCGCTTTGGGCTATTTTTACAACAAAGAATACGGCAAGAGCGTTTTAGATGAAACTAAAACCAACAAAGAGCTTTCGCCCTTAGTCCCTGCCACCGGCACGCTCAACCCTACGCTTAATCCCACACTCAACCCAACGCTCAACCCTTTAGAGCAAGCCCCAACTAATCCTTTAATGCCTACACAAACGCCTAACGAACTCCCTAAAGAGCCAGCCAAAACGCCTTTTGTTGAAAGCCCCAAACAGAATGAAAAGAATGAAAAGAATGAAAAAAATGAAAAGAATGAAAAGAATGAAAAAAATGATGCCAAAGAAAATGGTATAAAGGGTGTTGAAAAAACCAAAGAGAACGCCAAAACGCCCCCAACCACCCACCAAAAGCCTAAAACGCATGCGCAAACCAACGCCCACACAAACCAAAAAAAGGATGAAAAATAA
- the frr gene encoding ribosome recycling factor: MLQAIYNETKDLMQKSVQALNRDFSTLRSAKVSVNILDHIKVDYYGTPTPLNQVGSVMSLDATTLQISPWEKNLLKEIERSIQEANIGVNPNNDGETIKLFFPPMTTEQRKLIAKDAKAMGEKAKVAVRNIRQDANNQVKKLEKDKEISEDESKKAQEQIQKITDDAIKKIDESVKNKEDAILKV, encoded by the coding sequence ATGTTACAAGCCATTTATAACGAAACCAAAGATTTGATGCAAAAAAGCGTTCAAGCTTTAAACAGGGATTTTTCCACTCTAAGGAGCGCGAAAGTTTCAGTCAATATTTTAGATCACATCAAAGTGGATTATTACGGCACGCCCACCCCTTTAAACCAAGTCGGCTCCGTGATGAGCTTGGATGCGACCACCCTTCAAATCAGCCCATGGGAAAAAAACCTGCTCAAAGAAATTGAACGATCCATTCAAGAAGCCAATATCGGCGTCAATCCTAATAACGATGGCGAAACGATCAAGCTTTTTTTCCCACCCATGACAACCGAGCAAAGGAAACTCATCGCAAAAGACGCCAAAGCGATGGGCGAAAAGGCTAAAGTGGCTGTGAGGAATATCCGCCAAGACGCTAACAACCAGGTGAAAAAATTAGAAAAAGACAAAGAGATCAGCGAAGATGAAAGCAAGAAAGCCCAAGAGCAGATCCAAAAAATCACCGATGACGCCATTAAAAAAATTGATGAAAGCGTGAAAAACAAAGAAGACGCTATTTTAAAGGTCTAA
- the pyrE gene encoding orotate phosphoribosyltransferase, producing MDIKACYQNAQALLEGHFLLSSGFHSNYYLQSAKVLEDPKLAEQLALELAKQIQEAHLNIECVCSPAIGGILAGYELARALGVRFIFTERVDNIMTLRRGFEVKKNEKILVCEDIITTGKSAMECAKVLEEKGAQIVAFGALANRGICKRAHSHLKAQEGACLPSHLPLFALEDFVFDMHKPSSCPLCATSVAIKPGSRGN from the coding sequence ATGGATATTAAGGCATGTTATCAAAACGCTCAAGCGCTATTAGAGGGGCATTTCTTGCTCAGCAGCGGGTTCCATTCCAATTATTATTTGCAATCCGCTAAAGTCTTAGAAGATCCCAAACTAGCCGAACAATTAGCGCTAGAATTAGCCAAACAAATCCAAGAAGCTCATTTGAATATTGAATGCGTTTGCTCGCCTGCGATTGGGGGGATCTTGGCTGGGTATGAGCTTGCAAGGGCTTTGGGCGTGCGTTTTATCTTCACTGAAAGGGTGGATAATATCATGACATTAAGGCGTGGTTTTGAAGTCAAAAAAAACGAAAAAATTTTAGTGTGTGAGGACATCATCACTACGGGGAAATCCGCCATGGAATGCGCTAAAGTTTTAGAAGAAAAGGGTGCTCAAATCGTGGCTTTTGGCGCTCTAGCTAATCGGGGCATTTGCAAACGCGCTCATTCTCATTTAAAAGCTCAAGAGGGCGCGTGTTTGCCTAGCCATTTGCCCCTGTTTGCTTTAGAAGATTTTGTTTTTGACATGCACAAGCCTAGCTCTTGTCCTTTATGCGCTACTAGCGTTGCTATCAAACCGGGAAGTCGTGGCAACTAA
- a CDS encoding RDD family protein encodes MATKKTKKNKTPEKKHVLESPLKGLYLSLRLKAFITDIFMIYTPMLYIMTYAILGSAKDFRENQNAIFLCLLFYALTHSFFIAFKSQSPGMRYAQFKLVKNNGKEVGFFLALWRFVLWVLSMGLLIGFVAPFIFKFFLHDKFSGTHIEIIKEEI; translated from the coding sequence GTGGCAACTAAGAAAACCAAAAAAAATAAAACCCCAGAAAAAAAGCATGTTTTAGAAAGCCCTTTAAAAGGGCTGTATCTTTCTTTGCGCTTAAAGGCTTTCATCACTGATATTTTTATGATTTATACCCCCATGCTTTATATAATGACTTATGCGATTTTAGGGAGCGCGAAGGATTTTAGGGAAAACCAGAACGCGATTTTTTTATGCCTGCTTTTTTACGCCCTAACGCACAGCTTTTTTATCGCTTTTAAATCCCAAAGCCCTGGAATGCGTTACGCTCAGTTTAAATTGGTCAAAAATAATGGTAAAGAAGTGGGCTTTTTTTTGGCGTTGTGGCGCTTTGTCTTGTGGGTGTTGAGCATGGGGTTACTTATAGGGTTTGTTGCGCCTTTTATTTTTAAGTTTTTTTTGCATGACAAATTCAGCGGCACTCATATTGAAATCATCAAGGAGGAAATATGA
- a CDS encoding SIR2 family NAD-dependent protein deacylase, whose product MKNLVILSGAGISAESGIKTFRDAGGLWEGHDIMEVASPYGWKKNPQKVLDFYNQRRRQLFEVYPNKAHKALAELEKHYQVNIITQNVDDLHERAGSSRILHLHGELLSVRSEKNPNLVYRWEKDLNLGDLAKDKSQLRPDIVWFGEEVPLLKEAVSLVKQAHLLIIIGTSLQVYPAASLYTHAHKDALIYYIDPKAKNARLPQNVQCINESAVHAMQDLMPKLIEMAS is encoded by the coding sequence ATGAAAAATTTAGTGATCTTAAGTGGGGCTGGCATTTCAGCAGAGAGCGGGATTAAAACCTTTAGAGACGCTGGCGGTTTGTGGGAAGGGCATGACATCATGGAAGTCGCCTCGCCTTATGGCTGGAAAAAGAACCCGCAAAAGGTGTTGGATTTTTACAACCAAAGGCGCCGACAGCTTTTTGAAGTTTATCCTAACAAAGCCCACAAGGCTTTAGCGGAATTGGAAAAACACTATCAAGTTAATATCATCACCCAAAATGTAGATGATTTGCATGAAAGGGCGGGTTCTTCTCGCATTTTGCACTTGCATGGGGAATTATTGAGCGTTCGCAGCGAGAAAAATCCTAATTTAGTCTATAGATGGGAAAAGGACTTGAATTTAGGCGACTTGGCCAAGGACAAATCGCAATTACGCCCTGATATTGTGTGGTTTGGCGAAGAGGTGCCTTTGCTTAAAGAAGCGGTTTCTTTAGTCAAACAAGCACACCTTTTAATCATCATTGGCACTTCTTTGCAAGTCTATCCCGCCGCTAGCCTCTATACGCATGCGCATAAAGACGCCCTCATTTATTACATTGACCCTAAAGCTAAAAACGCCCGTTTGCCCCAGAATGTCCAATGCATTAATGAAAGCGCGGTGCATGCCATGCAAGATTTAATGCCCAAACTCATAGAAATGGCCTCTTAA
- a CDS encoding NAD(P)H-quinone oxidoreductase subunit 3, with protein sequence MQQAAEALNHPYFGVFVLLVFTFWVFNLTLRIQRFLSRKMAQKKGEKLKLAPYECGPVALKQPNRVSHHFYIMAMLFILFDVEIVFMFPWAIDFKKLGLFGLVEMLGFVFFLAIGFIYALKRNALSWQKLEVK encoded by the coding sequence ATGCAACAAGCCGCAGAAGCATTGAATCACCCCTATTTTGGCGTTTTTGTTTTGTTGGTGTTCACCTTTTGGGTGTTTAACTTAACCTTAAGGATTCAAAGGTTTTTAAGCCGTAAAATGGCTCAAAAAAAGGGCGAAAAGCTCAAGCTCGCTCCCTATGAATGTGGGCCTGTGGCTCTCAAGCAGCCTAATAGGGTGTCCCATCATTTTTATATCATGGCCATGCTTTTTATTTTATTTGATGTAGAAATCGTTTTCATGTTCCCTTGGGCGATTGATTTTAAAAAGTTAGGCTTGTTTGGGCTCGTTGAAATGCTAGGCTTTGTCTTCTTTTTGGCAATCGGTTTTATTTACGCTTTGAAGCGAAACGCTTTGAGTTGGCAAAAATTAGAGGTGAAATAA
- a CDS encoding NuoB/complex I 20 kDa subunit family protein — MQQAPVILSTLDKLLNWGRSNSLWPLTYGLACCAIEMMATGGSRFDFDRFGTIFRASPRQSDVMIIAGTLTKKHAEFMRRLYDQMPEPKWVISMGSCANTGGMFNTYATVQGADRIVPVDIYLPGCAPRPETLQYALMVLQDKIRRSKAIKQDAPKRLV, encoded by the coding sequence ATGCAACAAGCACCAGTTATTCTAAGCACTTTGGATAAATTATTGAATTGGGGGCGTTCTAATTCGCTCTGGCCCTTAACTTATGGCTTGGCGTGTTGCGCGATTGAGATGATGGCGACAGGGGGTTCAAGGTTTGATTTTGACAGATTTGGCACGATTTTTAGAGCGAGTCCTAGGCAATCTGATGTGATGATCATCGCTGGCACGCTCACTAAAAAACATGCCGAGTTTATGCGCAGGCTCTATGATCAAATGCCTGAGCCTAAATGGGTGATTTCTATGGGGAGTTGTGCTAACACGGGCGGGATGTTTAACACTTATGCGACCGTTCAAGGAGCGGATAGGATCGTTCCTGTGGATATTTATTTACCCGGTTGCGCACCGCGCCCAGAGACTTTACAATACGCTCTTATGGTTTTGCAAGATAAGATCAGACGCTCTAAAGCGATCAAACAAGACGCTCCTAAAAGGTTAGTGTGA
- a CDS encoding NADH-quinone oxidoreductase subunit C encodes MVRKQSPYEDVQKQSRQHDPYKIIEPTPKKYLEGSAYEVIYNHLSYKHEILDKYIETNTAVFWIKKDDIFSVATILRHLGYECLSEMSAIDLCAKKGHFELFYQFVGFSDSCKNRRRVRVKCVLLPNESVDSLSFLYRSANWSEREAYDMLGIVFDKHPYLKRLIMPHDWVGHPLLRSYPLKGDEFAQWYEVDKIFGKEYREVVGKEQRDSARVDEKDTFNFAKIGYEQGKGEELKETEEKHAFKKIPFVKDLHKIAPTILKKRL; translated from the coding sequence ATGGTAAGAAAACAATCCCCTTATGAAGATGTGCAAAAACAATCGCGCCAGCATGACCCCTATAAAATCATAGAACCCACCCCTAAAAAATACTTAGAGGGCAGTGCTTATGAGGTCATTTACAACCACCTTTCTTACAAGCATGAGATTTTAGACAAATACATAGAGACTAACACGGCTGTGTTTTGGATCAAAAAAGACGATATTTTTTCTGTCGCTACGATTTTAAGGCATTTGGGCTATGAGTGTTTGAGCGAAATGAGTGCGATAGATTTGTGCGCTAAAAAAGGGCATTTTGAATTGTTTTATCAATTCGTGGGTTTTAGCGATAGCTGTAAGAACCGCCGTAGGGTGCGCGTGAAATGCGTTTTGTTGCCTAATGAGAGCGTGGATTCTTTGAGTTTTTTATACCGATCGGCTAATTGGAGCGAGAGGGAAGCGTATGACATGCTTGGTATTGTGTTTGACAAACACCCCTATTTGAAGCGCCTTATCATGCCGCATGATTGGGTAGGCCACCCTTTATTGCGCTCTTACCCGCTCAAAGGCGATGAATTCGCCCAATGGTATGAAGTGGATAAAATTTTTGGCAAAGAATACCGAGAAGTGGTGGGTAAAGAGCAGAGAGACAGCGCGAGAGTGGATGAAAAAGACACTTTCAATTTTGCAAAAATCGGCTATGAGCAGGGCAAGGGCGAAGAATTAAAAGAAACAGAAGAAAAGCATGCGTTTAAGAAAATCCCTTTTGTCAAAGATTTGCACAAAATCGCCCCCACTATCTTAAAAAAGAGGCTATAA
- the nuoD gene encoding NADH dehydrogenase (quinone) subunit D: MAQNFTKLNPQFENIIFEHDDNQMILNFGPQHPSSHGQLRLILELEGEKIIKATPEIGYLHRGCEKLGENMTYNEYMPTTDRLDYTSSTSNNYAYAYAVETLLNLEIPRRAQVIRTILLELNRMISHIFFISVHALDVGAMSVFLYAFKTREYGLDLMEDYCGARLTHNAIRIGGVPLDLPPNWLEGLKKFLGEMRECKKLIQGLLDKNRIWRMRLENVGVVTPKMAQSWGMSGIMLRGTGIAYDIRKEEPYELYKELDFDVPVGNYGDSYDRYCLYMLEIDESIRIIEQLIPMYAKTDTPIMAQNPHYISAPKEDIMTQNYALMQHFVLVAQGMRPPVGEVYAPTESPKGELGFFIHSEGEPYPHRLKIRAPSFYHIGALSDILVGQYLADAVTVIGSTNAVFGEVDR; the protein is encoded by the coding sequence ATGGCTCAAAATTTCACGAAACTCAACCCCCAGTTTGAAAACATCATTTTTGAACATGACGACAACCAAATGATTTTAAACTTTGGCCCCCAACACCCCAGTAGCCATGGGCAATTGCGCTTGATTTTGGAATTGGAGGGTGAAAAAATCATTAAGGCTACCCCTGAAATTGGCTACTTGCATAGAGGCTGTGAAAAGTTAGGCGAAAACATGACCTATAACGAATACATGCCCACTACTGACAGGTTGGATTACACTTCTTCTACCAGCAATAATTACGCTTACGCTTATGCGGTAGAGACCTTGCTCAATTTAGAAATCCCGCGCCGAGCGCAAGTGATCCGCACGATTTTACTAGAGCTTAACCGCATGATTTCACACATCTTTTTTATCAGCGTGCATGCTTTAGATGTGGGGGCGATGAGCGTGTTTTTGTATGCGTTTAAAACGAGGGAATACGGGCTGGATTTGATGGAGGATTATTGCGGAGCCAGGCTCACGCATAACGCTATAAGGATTGGGGGCGTGCCTTTGGATTTGCCCCCGAATTGGTTAGAGGGCTTAAAAAAGTTTTTAGGCGAAATGAGGGAATGCAAAAAACTCATTCAAGGCTTATTGGATAAGAATCGCATTTGGCGGATGCGCTTGGAAAATGTGGGCGTTGTAACGCCAAAAATGGCGCAAAGTTGGGGCATGAGCGGTATCATGTTAAGAGGGACTGGGATCGCTTATGACATTAGAAAAGAAGAACCTTATGAGCTTTATAAAGAGCTTGATTTTGATGTGCCGGTGGGCAATTATGGCGATAGTTATGATCGGTATTGTTTGTATATGTTAGAAATTGATGAAAGCATTCGCATCATTGAGCAACTCATTCCCATGTATGCTAAAACCGATACGCCCATCATGGCCCAAAACCCGCATTACATTTCCGCCCCAAAAGAAGATATAATGACGCAAAACTACGCCTTGATGCAGCATTTTGTTTTAGTGGCTCAAGGCATGCGCCCGCCCGTTGGGGAAGTGTATGCCCCCACAGAAAGCCCTAAAGGGGAATTAGGGTTTTTTATCCATTCAGAGGGCGAGCCTTACCCTCACAGATTAAAAATCAGAGCCCCTAGCTTTTATCACATCGGGGCTTTAAGCGATATTTTAGTGGGGCAATATTTAGCGGATGCAGTAACCGTGATTGGCTCAACCAATGCGGTGTTTGGCGAGGTGGATAGATGA
- a CDS encoding NADH-ubiquinone oxidoreductase subunit E family protein: protein MKRFDLRPLKADIFERLEELIEKEMQPNEVAIFMFEVGDFSNIPKSAEFIQSKGHELLNSLRFNQADWTIVVRKKA, encoded by the coding sequence ATGAAACGCTTTGATTTACGCCCCTTAAAAGCAGATATTTTTGAACGCTTAGAAGAATTGATTGAAAAAGAAATGCAACCTAATGAAGTCGCTATTTTCATGTTTGAAGTGGGGGATTTTTCTAATATCCCTAAGAGCGCTGAATTTATCCAATCTAAAGGGCATGAGCTCCTCAATTCTTTGCGTTTCAATCAAGCGGATTGGACGATTGTCGTGAGAAAAAAGGCTTGA